A window from Heteronotia binoei isolate CCM8104 ecotype False Entrance Well chromosome 15, APGP_CSIRO_Hbin_v1, whole genome shotgun sequence encodes these proteins:
- the LOC132583261 gene encoding olfactory receptor 11H6-like, with protein sequence MELVNGTRVQEFILLGFELGQQKRFLLLVFFSILYVLTLAENFTIITLVVVDTHLSRFPMYILLSNFSWLEICYVSTTVPRMLFDLASLRGIISFPACFLQFYIFFSLGTTECFFLSAMALDRYLAICHPLRYPQMMSPDSCYVLVTACWLLGFLVYVIPVILISNMSFCGPNVIDHFLCDPGPILSLACPPLANAPIVLQTAMNVVVCLGNMFFVVLSYGAVILTLMKTSCQSNRMKSFSTISFHLLVVALFYGPVAGSYVVPVGESEMKVIKVITLFYTAVTPFLNPMIYCLRNDQVKEALGRLWQRKTILLESRVTV encoded by the coding sequence ATGGAGCTAGTCAATGGGACGAGAGTTCAGGAATTCATTTTGCTGGGATTTGAGCTTGGGCAGCAGAAGCGtttcctcctcctcgtcttcttcAGCATTCTCTATGTGTTGACATTGGCTGAGAACTTCACCATCATCACACTGGTGGTTGTGGACACCCACTTGTCCCGGTTTCCTATGtacatcctgctgagcaacttcTCCTGGCTGGAGATCTGTTACGTGAGCACCACTGTCCCCCGCATGCTCTTCGACCTGGCTTCCCTTCGTGGCATCATCTCCTTCCCTGCTTGCTTCCTCCAGTTCTACATCTTCTTCTCACTGGGCACAACAGAATGCTTCTTCCTCTCCGCCATGGCCTTGGACCGGTACTTGGCCATTTGTCACCCCTTGCGCTATCCCCAAATGATGTCCCCAGATTCTTGTTATGTTTTGGTAACTGCTTGCTGGCTCCTTGGATTCCTAGTATACGTCATCCCAGTCATTTTGATCTCCAATATGTCCTTCTGTGGCCCCAATGTTATTGACCATTTTTTGTGTGATCCTGGACCAATTCTGTCCCTGGCTTGTCCTCCATTAGCGAATGCTCCCATTGTCCTTCAGACTGCCATGAATGTTGTTGTTTGCCTAGGCAATATGTTCTTTGTTGTGCTCTCCTACGGGGCTGTGATTCTCACCCTGATGAAAACCTCTTGCCAAAGTAACCGAATGAAGTCTTTCTCCACCATATCTTTCCACTTACTGGTGGTGGCACTTTTCTATGGCCCCGTGGCAGGGTCTTATGTCGTCCCGGTTGGAGAAAGTGAGATGAAGGTCATTAAGGTGATAACCCTCTTCTACACTGCTGTGACACCATTTCTCAACCCCATGATCTATTGTCTGAGGAACGATCAGGTGAAGGAGGCACTGGGAAGGCTGTGGCAGAGAAAGACAATATTACTGGAGAGCAGAGTGACAGTGTag